In Bos taurus isolate L1 Dominette 01449 registration number 42190680 breed Hereford chromosome 11, ARS-UCD2.0, whole genome shotgun sequence, one DNA window encodes the following:
- the OR1K1 gene encoding olfactory receptor 1K1 isoform X1 has protein sequence MDAANESSEGSPFILLGLTTNPSQQRPLFMLFLVLYVAGILGNGLIVAAIQASPALYTPMYFLLAHLSFADLCFTSVTVPKMLANLLAHNRSISLAGCLTQMYFFFALGVTDSCLLAAMAYDRYVAIRHPLHYATRMSRAMCTALVGTAWLVSHVHSLLHILLMARLSFCASHQVPHFFCDHQPLLRLSCSDTWHIQLLIFTEGAAVVVTPFLLILASYGAIAAAVLRLPSATGRLRAVSTCGSHLAVVGLFYGTVIAVYFQPTSRYEAERGRVATVMYTVVTPMLNPVIYSLRNRDVQGALRKLRYWVFSLVFFSLP, from the exons ATGGATGCTGCCAATGAGTCTTCAGAAGGAAGCCCTTTCATCCTACTGGGACTAACAACAAATCCCAGCCAGCAGCGACCTCTTTTCATGCTCTTCTTGGTCCTCTATGTGGCGGGCATCCTGGGTAATGGACTCATCGTGGCCGCCATCCAAGCCAGTCCAGCCCTTTACACTCCCATGTACTTCCTGCTGGCCCACCTGTCCTTTGCTGACCTCTGCTTTACCTCCGTTACGGTACCTAAGATGCTGGCCAACCTGCTGGCCCACAACCGCTCCATCTCCCTGGCTGGCTGTCTGACCCAGATGTACTTCTTCTTTGCCCTGGGTGTAACTGACAGCTGCCTCCTGGCtgccatggcctatgaccgctacgtAGCCATCCGGCACCCCCTCCACTATGCCACAAGGATGTCCCGGGCCATGTGCACAGCCCTGGTGGGGACAGCATGGCTCGTGTCCCACGTCCACTCCCTCCTGCATATCCTGCTTATGGCCCGCCTGTCCTTCTGTGCCTCCCACCAAGTGCCCCACTTCTTCTGTGACCACCAGCCTCTCTTAAGGCTCTCCTGCTCTGACACCTGGCACATCCAGCTGCTCATCTTCACCGAGGGCGCCGCAGTGGTGGTCACTCCCTTTCTGCTCATCCTCGCCTCCTACGGGGCCATTGCAGCTGCGGTGCTCCGGCTGCCATCAGCCACGGGGAGGCTCCGGGCTGTGTCCACCTGTGGCTCCCACCTGGCCGTGGTGGGCCTCTTCTACGGGACAGTCATTGCAGTCTACTTCCAGCCCACGTCCCGGTATGAGGCCGAGCGGGGCCGTGTGGCCACCGTCATGTACACCGTGGTCACGCCCATGCTGAACCCGGTCATCTATAGCCTCCGGAACCGTGATGTGCAGGGGGCACTCAGA AAGCTCAGATATTGGgttttttctcttgtgtttttctctttgccATAG
- the PDCL gene encoding phosducin-like protein isoform X1, whose product MTTLDDKLLGEKLQYYYSSSEEEDSDHEDKDRGRGALAGSSMPADADLAGEGISVNTGPKGVINDWRRFKQLETEQREEQCREMERLIKKLSLSCRSHLDEEEEQRKQKDLQEKISGKMTLKDLAVMNEDQDDEEFLQQYRKQRMEEMRQQLYQGPQFKQVFEIPSGEGFLDMIDKEQRSTLIMVHIYEDGIPGTEAMNGCMLCLAAEYPAVKFCRVRSSVIGASSRFTRNALPALLIYKGGELIGNFVRVTDQLGEDFFAVDLEAFLQEFGLLPEKEVLLRTSVRNSATCHSEDSDLEID is encoded by the exons ATGACGACCCTGGATGATAAGTTGCTGGGAGAGAAGCTGCAGTACTATTACAGCAGCAGTGAGGAGGAGGACAGCGACCACGAGGACAAGGACAGAGGCAGAGGTGCCCTGGCTGGCAGTTCCATGCCCGCAGATGCGGACTTGGCAGGTGAAGGCATCTCAGTTAACACAG GTCCAAAAGGCGTGATCAATGACTGGCGCCGCTTTAAACAGCTGGAGACAGAGCAGCGGGAGGAGCAGTGCCGGGAGATGGAGAGGCTGATCAAGAAGCTGTCCCTGAGCTGCAGGTCCCATCTggacgaggaggaggagcagcGGAAGCAGAAGGACCTCCAGGAGAAGATCAGCGGGAAG ATGACTCTGAAGGACTTGGCGGTGATGAACGAGGACCAGGATGATGAGGAGTTCCTGCAGCAGTACCGGAAGCAGAGGATGGAAGAGATGCGGCAGCAGCTCTACCAGGGGCCCCAGTTTAAGCAGGTTTTTGAGATCCCCAGTGGAGAAGGATTCCTGGACATGATTGACAAGGAGCAGAGGAGCACCCTCATCATGGTCCACATTTATGAGGACGGCATCCCAGGGACCGAAGCCATGAACGGTTGCATGCTCTGCCTGGCAGCAGAGTACCCGGCCGTCAAGTTCTGCCGGGTGAGGAGCTCAGTGATCGGGGCCAGCAGCCGCTTCACCAGGAAtgccctccctgccctgctcaTCTACAAGGGGGGCGAACTGATTGGCAACTTTGTCCGAGTCACTGACCAGCTGGGGGAAGATTTCTTTGCTGTGGACCTTGAGGCTTTCCTCCAGGAGTTTGGATTGCTCCCGGAAAAGGAAGTGTTGTTGCGAACCTCTGTGCGTAACTCTGCCACCTGCCACAGTGAGGACAGTGATTTGGAAATTGATTGA
- the OR1K1 gene encoding olfactory receptor family 1 subfamily K member 1, giving the protein MDAANESSEGSPFILLGLTTNPSQQRPLFMLFLVLYVAGILGNGLIVAAIQASPALYTPMYFLLAHLSFADLCFTSVTVPKMLANLLAHNRSISLAGCLTQMYFFFALGVTDSCLLAAMAYDRYVAIRHPLHYATRMSRAMCTALVGTAWLVSHVHSLLHILLMARLSFCASHQVPHFFCDHQPLLRLSCSDTWHIQLLIFTEGAAVVVTPFLLILASYGAIAAAVLRLPSATGRLRAVSTCGSHLAVVGLFYGTVIAVYFQPTSRYEAERGRVATVMYTVVTPMLNPVIYSLRNRDVQGALRALFTQRRISGADS; this is encoded by the coding sequence ATGGATGCTGCCAATGAGTCTTCAGAAGGAAGCCCTTTCATCCTACTGGGACTAACAACAAATCCCAGCCAGCAGCGACCTCTTTTCATGCTCTTCTTGGTCCTCTATGTGGCGGGCATCCTGGGTAATGGACTCATCGTGGCCGCCATCCAAGCCAGTCCAGCCCTTTACACTCCCATGTACTTCCTGCTGGCCCACCTGTCCTTTGCTGACCTCTGCTTTACCTCCGTTACGGTACCTAAGATGCTGGCCAACCTGCTGGCCCACAACCGCTCCATCTCCCTGGCTGGCTGTCTGACCCAGATGTACTTCTTCTTTGCCCTGGGTGTAACTGACAGCTGCCTCCTGGCtgccatggcctatgaccgctacgtAGCCATCCGGCACCCCCTCCACTATGCCACAAGGATGTCCCGGGCCATGTGCACAGCCCTGGTGGGGACAGCATGGCTCGTGTCCCACGTCCACTCCCTCCTGCATATCCTGCTTATGGCCCGCCTGTCCTTCTGTGCCTCCCACCAAGTGCCCCACTTCTTCTGTGACCACCAGCCTCTCTTAAGGCTCTCCTGCTCTGACACCTGGCACATCCAGCTGCTCATCTTCACCGAGGGCGCCGCAGTGGTGGTCACTCCCTTTCTGCTCATCCTCGCCTCCTACGGGGCCATTGCAGCTGCGGTGCTCCGGCTGCCATCAGCCACGGGGAGGCTCCGGGCTGTGTCCACCTGTGGCTCCCACCTGGCCGTGGTGGGCCTCTTCTACGGGACAGTCATTGCAGTCTACTTCCAGCCCACGTCCCGGTATGAGGCCGAGCGGGGCCGTGTGGCCACCGTCATGTACACCGTGGTCACGCCCATGCTGAACCCGGTCATCTATAGCCTCCGGAACCGTGATGTGCAGGGGGCACTCAGAGCCCTTTTCACTCAGCGAAGGATCTCAGGGGCTGACTCCTGA